A genomic window from Nocardioides sp. BP30 includes:
- a CDS encoding crotonase/enoyl-CoA hydratase family protein, with amino-acid sequence MSHSALELPPTLRVERSGKVAVLTLARPEKRNALSDETVLGIERFFTHLPEDVACVVLAADGDHFCAGLDLAEMAERDTLGGVRHSRMWHRAFEQIEFGTVPVVAALKGAVIGGGLELAAATHIRVAERSTFYALPEGMRGLFVGGGGSVRIPRLIGVARMADLMLTGRRYDAEQGAAVGLSQYVADDGAGLDLALDLAARIAENAPQSNYAIVQALPRIAEANPREGYVMESMMAAIAQGTGDAKQRMQAFLDGRAQKVTDR; translated from the coding sequence GTGTCGCATTCCGCCCTCGAGCTGCCCCCTACCCTGCGCGTGGAGCGCAGCGGCAAGGTCGCCGTCCTCACCCTCGCCCGACCCGAGAAGCGCAATGCGCTGAGCGACGAGACCGTGCTGGGGATCGAGCGGTTCTTCACCCACCTGCCCGAGGACGTCGCGTGCGTCGTTCTCGCGGCCGACGGCGACCACTTCTGCGCCGGCCTCGACCTGGCGGAGATGGCCGAGCGGGACACGCTCGGCGGCGTCCGGCACTCGCGGATGTGGCACCGCGCCTTCGAGCAGATCGAGTTCGGCACCGTCCCGGTGGTCGCGGCGCTGAAGGGTGCCGTCATCGGCGGCGGCCTGGAGCTGGCCGCCGCGACCCACATCCGGGTCGCCGAGCGCTCCACGTTCTACGCCCTCCCCGAAGGGATGCGCGGCCTGTTCGTCGGCGGCGGCGGCTCGGTGCGCATCCCGCGCCTCATCGGCGTGGCCCGGATGGCCGACCTCATGTTGACCGGTCGCCGGTACGACGCCGAGCAGGGTGCCGCCGTGGGCCTGTCCCAGTACGTCGCGGACGACGGTGCCGGCCTGGACCTCGCGCTCGACCTGGCCGCCCGGATCGCGGAAAACGCACCGCAGAGCAACTACGCGATCGTCCAGGCACTCCCCCGGATCGCGGAGGCCAACCCGCGCGAGGGCTACGTGATGGAGTCGATGATGGCCGCCATCGCCCAGGGCACCGGTGACGCCAAGCAGCGCATGCAGGCGTTCCTGGACGGCCGGGCCCAGAAGGTGACCGACCGATGA